A genome region from Ammoniphilus oxalaticus includes the following:
- a CDS encoding NAD-dependent protein deacylase gives MELYSQIADEIKKAKKITVITGAGISVPSGIPDFRSSTGLYAGKEENIPYYLSVTYFRKEPKEFWEFYKDLLQLKLQDTYEPNDGHFFLAELEKMGKDVTIVTQNVDSLHQKAGSTNVIEIHGNAQHSSCPECGTIYDLEYINKEVVPRCEKDNAVIKPGMVMFEEPILGFEEAYNATQEADLFMALGTSLQVGPVNQLPRYTKKSAARVLVNMDPTEMDHLFQYRAHEAIIDCFEKVKQQL, from the coding sequence ATGGAATTATACTCCCAGATTGCTGATGAAATAAAAAAGGCAAAAAAAATTACCGTAATTACGGGCGCAGGAATTAGCGTTCCTAGCGGAATCCCTGATTTCAGATCGTCAACTGGTTTATACGCCGGAAAAGAAGAAAACATCCCTTATTATCTATCTGTAACTTATTTCCGCAAGGAACCAAAAGAGTTTTGGGAATTTTATAAAGACTTGCTTCAACTTAAACTACAGGACACTTACGAACCAAACGATGGACACTTTTTCCTAGCTGAGTTGGAGAAAATGGGGAAAGACGTAACGATTGTAACCCAGAATGTTGATTCCCTACACCAAAAAGCAGGGAGCACAAATGTGATTGAAATTCATGGAAATGCTCAACATTCCAGTTGTCCTGAATGCGGAACGATCTATGATCTAGAATATATTAATAAAGAGGTTGTGCCTCGTTGTGAAAAAGATAACGCTGTCATCAAACCAGGGATGGTTATGTTTGAGGAACCCATCTTAGGATTTGAAGAAGCTTACAATGCAACACAAGAAGCAGATCTGTTTATGGCTCTAGGTACGTCTTTGCAAGTCGGACCGGTTAACCAATTACCTCGTTATACGAAAAAATCAGCAGCAAGAGTGCTCGTTAATATGGATCCAACAGAAATGGATCATCTCTTCCAGTATCGGGCGCATGAAGCAATCATCGACTGCTTTGAAAAAGTAAAACAACAACTATAA
- a CDS encoding ATP-binding protein encodes MNNLLGLNGLFGINDLLFQILIVIFPISVYQLFWIEKGEIAESKKGKIISFIFYATTIALCMLFPIHSDYEHRFDLRVIPLTIGYLYLGHKAGILLFAWVLLLRILFGGHFGILHAVINMSLYFPVLFLVSTTYQHSSRIKRLKLYLLLKLYYLFCFLISSVFDDFILVDAEAISVFVTFVVIILTTSLVIISFIESVQEKLRMKEELQNSEKMRLLSDLTGIFAHEIRNPMQVTRGFLQLLNESNLPDSNKGYIKISIEELDRANMIINDFLTFAKPTTGESKEVDIKSELLRVANITHTFSNTQNVDIETNLTDNCWVLANPQRLDQCFINILKNAIESMPNGGQINVSCAPTKHGYIEIKFTDQGIGMTKEQIENLGTPFYSLKKNGTGLGMMITFQIIRSYNGKIKIKSQLEKGTTVSILLPRLDKATSNLNTSATHQGNRTLSDDPEP; translated from the coding sequence ATGAATAACTTACTTGGTTTAAATGGTCTATTCGGGATCAATGACCTGCTGTTTCAAATCCTCATTGTCATTTTTCCCATCTCAGTATACCAATTGTTTTGGATTGAGAAAGGCGAAATTGCCGAGTCAAAAAAAGGGAAAATCATCTCCTTTATTTTTTACGCAACTACGATCGCGCTCTGTATGCTCTTTCCAATTCATAGCGACTATGAACATCGCTTTGACTTAAGAGTCATCCCGCTAACGATCGGTTATTTGTACCTCGGCCACAAAGCAGGTATTTTACTCTTTGCTTGGGTATTGCTGCTTCGCATTTTATTTGGCGGACATTTTGGTATCTTACACGCTGTCATTAATATGTCGCTCTATTTCCCTGTTTTATTTTTAGTATCAACAACCTACCAGCATTCATCGAGGATAAAGAGGCTCAAACTTTACCTTCTTTTGAAACTGTATTATTTATTCTGCTTTTTGATTAGTTCTGTATTTGATGACTTTATCCTTGTCGACGCAGAGGCTATTTCCGTTTTTGTTACCTTTGTTGTCATTATTTTAACAACAAGTTTGGTTATCATTAGTTTTATCGAAAGTGTTCAAGAGAAGTTAAGAATGAAAGAAGAATTGCAAAACTCAGAGAAAATGCGATTGTTAAGCGACCTAACTGGGATATTTGCCCATGAAATACGGAATCCGATGCAGGTGACACGTGGTTTTTTGCAACTTTTAAACGAATCCAATTTACCGGATAGTAATAAAGGATACATTAAAATTTCAATTGAAGAATTAGATCGAGCCAATATGATTATTAACGATTTTTTGACCTTTGCAAAGCCAACAACGGGCGAATCAAAAGAAGTCGACATTAAATCGGAATTGCTTCGAGTAGCCAACATTACGCATACGTTTTCAAACACTCAAAATGTAGATATCGAAACAAACTTAACTGACAACTGTTGGGTTTTGGCTAATCCACAAAGGCTGGATCAATGTTTCATTAATATCCTAAAAAATGCAATTGAATCAATGCCTAATGGCGGTCAAATCAATGTAAGTTGCGCTCCGACAAAACACGGTTATATTGAAATAAAATTTACGGATCAAGGAATTGGAATGACAAAGGAACAAATTGAAAACCTTGGCACCCCATTCTATTCCCTAAAGAAAAATGGGACAGGTCTAGGGATGATGATCACGTTTCAAATTATCCGATCCTACAACGGTAAAATAAAAATTAAAAGTCAGTTAGAAAAAGGGACAACGGTTTCTATCTTGTTGCCCCGCCTTGATAAAGCAACCTCGAACCTTAACACGAGCGCCACTCATCAAGGCAATAGAACCCTTTCTGATGATCCCGAACCCTAG
- a CDS encoding YtnP family quorum-quenching lactonase produces the protein MDHLQIGDFRLVWLNGGKILLDGGAMFGVVPKFMWSKRYPCNDLNQIKMRVDPILIQTDERNILIDTGMGSRKLDESQKRRMGLVEESTVEQSLRALGLTPQDIDYVLLTHLHNDHAAGLTRKKDDRYTAVFSEARHYVEATEWQEARHPNIRTRNTYLEENWQPVEKIVQTYNDRYEVLPGVDLIHTGGHSAGHAIVRIESKGEVAYHLSDILPTHAHRNPLWVMAYDDYPMDSIFAKEKWIQKAIEEEAWFVFYHDYFYRAIKWDLDGNIVGELKAPIES, from the coding sequence ATGGATCATTTACAGATTGGCGACTTTCGCCTTGTTTGGTTAAATGGCGGTAAGATTTTATTAGATGGGGGAGCGATGTTCGGGGTTGTTCCAAAATTTATGTGGAGCAAACGATACCCATGCAATGATTTGAACCAAATTAAAATGCGGGTAGATCCTATCTTAATTCAAACGGATGAGAGGAATATATTAATTGATACAGGTATGGGCAGCCGCAAACTAGATGAAAGTCAAAAGAGACGGATGGGGCTAGTTGAAGAATCAACAGTTGAGCAGTCATTACGCGCCCTTGGCCTGACCCCGCAAGATATTGATTATGTGCTATTAACACATCTTCATAATGATCACGCTGCGGGTTTAACTAGAAAGAAGGACGATCGATACACAGCAGTCTTTAGCGAAGCGAGACACTATGTAGAAGCAACTGAATGGCAGGAAGCGCGTCACCCTAATATCCGAACACGCAATACGTATCTCGAAGAGAACTGGCAACCAGTTGAAAAAATAGTACAGACTTATAATGACCGTTATGAAGTCCTGCCAGGTGTAGATCTTATTCACACAGGCGGACATAGCGCGGGGCATGCTATTGTAAGAATCGAAAGCAAAGGGGAAGTCGCTTACCACTTATCGGATATCCTGCCTACCCATGCTCACAGAAACCCTTTGTGGGTCATGGCCTATGATGACTATCCGATGGATTCAATTTTTGCAAAAGAAAAATGGATACAGAAAGCGATTGAAGAAGAGGCATGGTTTGTATTTTATCACGATTATTTCTATCGAGCGATTAAATGGGATTTAGATGGAAATATAGTAGGGGAATTGAAGGCGCCAATAGAATCATAG
- the frc gene encoding formyl-CoA transferase, which produces MKLPLDGIKIIDMTGVQAGPACTQLLAWLGAEVLKIERVGEGDITRRQLRDIEDVDALYFTQLNSNKKSLELNPRTPKGKEVLEKLVQEYDMLVENFGPGALDRMGFTWERLQELNPRLIFGSIKGFEENSRYNDLKVYENVAQCAGGSASVTGWWDGPPTVAGAALGDSNTGMHLAIGLIAAVRQRDITGKGQKVAVSMQAANINLNRVKLRDQLRLEKLGKLEEYPQESLGLEFDDAVPRGGNAGGGGQPGWILKCKGWETDPNAYIYFTIQGQNWKRTAEAIGKPEWAEDPEYATAQARLPKVFDIFKYIEDNVLADKTKDEAVDYLRKFDIPCAPVKSMKEIAYDEDLRESGTIVEVDHKARGKYLTVGCPIKFTAFTPEIKESPLLGEHTRETLALLGYSEEEIEEMIAEKVVGETIHLKLESTI; this is translated from the coding sequence ATGAAGTTGCCTTTAGACGGGATCAAAATTATCGACATGACTGGGGTTCAAGCAGGACCTGCTTGTACTCAATTATTAGCTTGGCTGGGAGCGGAAGTACTTAAGATTGAGCGTGTTGGAGAAGGGGATATCACACGTAGACAATTACGTGATATTGAGGATGTAGACGCCCTTTATTTCACGCAATTAAACAGTAATAAGAAATCATTAGAACTAAACCCTCGAACGCCTAAAGGGAAAGAGGTTTTGGAGAAACTAGTACAAGAATATGATATGTTAGTTGAAAACTTTGGCCCGGGAGCTCTTGACCGTATGGGCTTCACTTGGGAGCGCTTACAGGAGTTAAATCCAAGATTAATCTTTGGTTCAATTAAAGGATTTGAAGAAAATTCTCGTTATAACGATTTGAAAGTATATGAAAACGTTGCTCAGTGCGCGGGTGGATCCGCTTCTGTAACGGGATGGTGGGATGGACCTCCAACAGTAGCAGGCGCCGCTTTAGGTGACTCCAATACAGGGATGCACTTAGCAATTGGATTGATCGCTGCTGTAAGACAACGTGATATAACAGGTAAAGGTCAAAAAGTAGCGGTTTCGATGCAAGCTGCTAACATTAACCTGAACCGTGTAAAGCTTCGTGACCAATTGCGTCTTGAAAAGTTAGGAAAACTAGAGGAGTATCCGCAAGAGAGTCTAGGATTAGAATTTGACGACGCTGTTCCTCGTGGCGGTAACGCAGGCGGTGGCGGACAACCGGGTTGGATTTTGAAATGTAAAGGTTGGGAAACAGATCCGAACGCTTACATTTACTTTACGATTCAAGGACAAAACTGGAAGCGCACTGCAGAAGCGATTGGTAAGCCTGAGTGGGCGGAAGATCCTGAGTACGCTACGGCGCAAGCTCGTCTTCCGAAAGTATTCGATATTTTCAAGTACATTGAAGATAATGTCCTAGCCGATAAGACGAAGGACGAAGCGGTTGACTACTTACGTAAGTTTGATATCCCTTGCGCTCCAGTTAAGAGCATGAAGGAAATCGCTTATGACGAAGACCTTCGCGAAAGCGGAACCATCGTTGAGGTTGACCATAAGGCTCGCGGCAAGTATCTGACAGTTGGATGCCCAATCAAATTTACTGCGTTCACACCTGAAATTAAGGAATCCCCTTTATTGGGTGAGCACACACGTGAAACATTAGCCCTTCTAGGTTACAGTGAAGAGGAAATCGAAGAAATGATTGCTGAAAAAGTGGTTGGCGAAACCATTCATCTTAAACTTGAAAGCACTATCTAA
- the frc gene encoding formyl-CoA transferase, protein MSLPLEGIKIIDMTGVQAGPACTQMLAWFGADVLKIERVGEGDITRRQLRDIEGVDALYFTQLNSNKKSIELNPRTPEGKEILEKLVKEYDILVENFGPGALDRMGFTWERLQELNPRLIFGSIKGFEENSRYNDLKVYENVAQCAGGSASVTGWWDGPPTVSGAALGDSNTGMHLAIGILAAVRQRDLTGKGQKVAVSMQAANINLNRVKLRDQMRLEAAGRLEEYPQESLGMDFDEAVPRGGNAGGGGQPGWILKCKGWEEDPNAYIYFTIQGQNWKRTAEAIGKPEWAEDPEYATAQARLPKVFDIFKYIEDNVLADKTKDEAVDYLRKFDIPVAPVKSMKEIAYDEDLRESGTIVEVDHKVRGKYLTVGCPIKFTAFTPEIKESPLLGEHTRETLKSLGYTEEQVNEFIEKKVVGETIHLKLETTI, encoded by the coding sequence ATGTCATTGCCTCTAGAAGGAATTAAGATTATTGATATGACAGGTGTTCAAGCTGGTCCAGCATGTACACAAATGTTGGCTTGGTTTGGCGCTGACGTATTGAAGATCGAGCGTGTTGGAGAAGGGGATATCACACGTAGACAATTACGTGATATTGAGGGTGTTGACGCTCTTTATTTCACGCAACTAAATAGTAACAAAAAGTCTATTGAGTTAAACCCAAGAACACCAGAAGGTAAGGAAATTCTTGAAAAACTAGTTAAAGAATATGATATCTTAGTAGAAAACTTCGGTCCAGGAGCTCTAGACCGCATGGGCTTCACTTGGGAGCGATTACAAGAGTTAAATCCAAGATTGATCTTCGGTTCGATCAAAGGATTTGAAGAAAACTCCCGTTATAATGACCTGAAAGTATATGAAAACGTTGCTCAGTGCGCGGGTGGATCCGCTTCTGTAACTGGATGGTGGGATGGACCTCCAACAGTATCTGGAGCTGCTCTAGGTGACTCTAACACAGGAATGCACTTAGCGATCGGTATCCTTGCTGCTGTAAGACAACGTGACCTAACAGGTAAAGGTCAAAAAGTAGCAGTTTCGATGCAAGCTGCTAACATCAACCTAAACCGTGTTAAGCTTCGTGACCAAATGCGTTTAGAAGCAGCTGGTAGATTAGAAGAGTATCCGCAAGAAAGTCTAGGAATGGATTTCGACGAAGCTGTTCCTCGCGGCGGTAACGCAGGCGGTGGCGGACAACCAGGTTGGATTTTGAAATGTAAAGGTTGGGAAGAAGATCCGAACGCTTACATTTACTTCACAATCCAAGGTCAAAACTGGAAACGTACAGCTGAAGCGATTGGTAAGCCTGAGTGGGCGGAAGATCCTGAGTACGCTACAGCGCAAGCTCGTCTACCAAAAGTATTCGATATCTTTAAGTACATTGAAGATAACGTATTAGCGGATAAGACGAAAGACGAAGCGGTTGACTACCTACGTAAGTTTGATATTCCAGTTGCTCCAGTTAAGAGCATGAAGGAAATCGCTTATGACGAAGACCTTCGCGAAAGCGGAACCATCGTTGAAGTTGACCACAAAGTTCGCGGTAAATATCTAACGGTTGGATGCCCAATCAAATTTACAGCGTTCACACCTGAGATCAAAGAATCTCCTTTACTAGGTGAGCACACGCGTGAAACTTTGAAGTCCCTTGGCTACACTGAAGAACAAGTTAACGAATTTATTGAAAAGAAAGTCGTTGGCGAAACCATCCATCTAAAATTAGAAACAACGATTTAA